One region of Pseudoalteromonas galatheae genomic DNA includes:
- a CDS encoding ParA family protein, with protein MARVIAIANQKGGVGKTTTAVNLAASMAATKRKVLLIDLDPQGNATMGSGVDKYADVATVYDLLIEEAPMDQVITTETSGEYHLIAANGDVTAAEVKLMELFAREVRLRNALETIKDKYEYIFIDCPPSLNMLTVNAMAAADAVLVPMQCEYYALEGLTALMDTITQLGKLVNPGLQIEGILRTMYDPRNRLANDVSEQLKQHFGDKVYRTVIPRNVRLAEAPSFGAPAMYYDRASSGAKAYLALAGEMLRRKEKQAAAVA; from the coding sequence GTGGCAAGAGTCATTGCAATAGCAAACCAAAAAGGTGGTGTTGGTAAAACAACCACGGCGGTGAATTTAGCCGCGTCCATGGCGGCGACTAAACGTAAAGTTCTGTTGATCGATCTCGATCCTCAAGGCAATGCAACCATGGGCAGTGGCGTTGATAAATACGCCGATGTCGCAACGGTTTATGATTTGTTGATCGAAGAAGCGCCAATGGATCAAGTGATCACCACAGAAACCAGCGGCGAGTATCATTTGATCGCAGCGAATGGCGATGTAACCGCGGCAGAAGTCAAGCTAATGGAGTTGTTTGCGCGCGAAGTGAGACTACGCAACGCCCTTGAGACGATAAAAGATAAATATGAATATATATTCATCGACTGTCCACCTTCATTAAATATGCTAACGGTAAATGCCATGGCTGCCGCCGATGCAGTTTTAGTTCCGATGCAGTGTGAATATTATGCACTGGAGGGATTAACTGCTTTAATGGACACCATTACCCAACTCGGTAAGTTGGTGAATCCAGGATTGCAAATTGAAGGCATTTTACGCACTATGTATGACCCGCGTAATCGTCTAGCTAACGACGTATCTGAGCAGTTAAAACAACACTTTGGCGATAAAGTGTACCGGACTGTGATCCCTCGTAATGTGCGATTAGCGGAGGCGCCAAGTTTTGGAGCGCCTGCGATGTATTATGATAGAGCATCAAGCGGTGCGAAAGCTTATCTAGCGCTAGCGGGTGAAATGCTAAGACGCAAAGAAAAGCAAGCAGCTGCGGTTGCCTAA
- the rsmG gene encoding 16S rRNA (guanine(527)-N(7))-methyltransferase RsmG gives MLLEQLNELLADTSIELSEQQKQQLVEYVQLLDKWNKAYNLTSVRDPKEMMVKHIMDSLVVAPHLTGSHYIDVGTGPGLPGMVLAIARPDINFVLLDSLGKRIRFLMQVKHGLGIENVTPVQSRVEEYQPSVKLDGVLSRAFASLQDMIQWCSHLIDNQGVFLALKGQYPADELEHLPNGVSLSQDISLVVPKLEGERHLIILSKD, from the coding sequence GTGTTATTAGAACAATTGAATGAATTACTCGCTGATACCTCAATCGAGCTCAGCGAACAACAAAAGCAGCAGTTGGTCGAATATGTCCAGCTGCTGGATAAATGGAACAAAGCCTACAACCTCACATCCGTTCGCGACCCAAAAGAAATGATGGTAAAACATATCATGGACTCTTTGGTTGTTGCGCCACACCTAACGGGCAGTCATTATATTGATGTAGGCACCGGACCGGGTTTACCGGGTATGGTATTAGCGATAGCTAGACCGGACATCAATTTTGTTCTTCTTGATAGCCTTGGTAAAAGAATTCGATTTTTAATGCAGGTAAAACATGGGCTTGGTATTGAGAATGTTACCCCTGTGCAGTCTCGAGTTGAAGAATATCAGCCAAGTGTTAAATTAGACGGTGTACTCAGCCGTGCTTTTGCATCACTACAAGATATGATCCAGTGGTGTTCACATTTAATCGATAACCAAGGTGTATTCTTAGCACTTAAGGGGCAATACCCAGCGGATGAGCTAGAACACCTACCAAACGGCGTGAGTTTATCGCAAGATATTAGTTTAGTGGTGCCCAAGCTTGAAGGTGAGCGCCATTTAATCATTCTTTCTAAAGATTAA